GCCCGCTCCGCGTTTTGGGTGTTCCAATAAATAATGGATTGTCTCGACAATTTTATCTTTCCCGTTGCCGAGCCCAAGCGATAGTTGGCGTTCAATCGAGCGTTTTCTCAATGGTTCATGCAGCAGCGGCTCCATGATGGCATTCAGCAGATTCGACTGCTTCACTTTCCTGCCGAGACCGAGATGGACGAATCCATGCTGTTCTTTCGGAAATGCAAGTCCAAGCTCGAAATCGTTCTGGGAGAGCACGACGCACGGGATGCCCATGACTGCGACTTCATAAGGCATATAGCCCGATGCGCATAAAACCACGTCCGCTGTCGCGTAGACTTCGGCCATATTGTACGGCGGCTGCTGGACAACCGTGTTGCGTCTTCCGAGCGCCATCATCCGGAGTGTGCTGACGTCATGAGAATAACACTCACCGACGAGGATAGTCACTTTCAACGGAATCTGCAGCTGGGACACATGCCGGAGTGCGCGGTATGTCAAATTCCCTTCATCCTCTTCGCCGAACGAAATGACGAGATGGGGGAGGGGGCCCGGGGCACTTTTCCGCAAACCGGATTTTTCAACAGATGTCAGTGTTGGATCGGCAATGAAAAGCTGGCGATCAATTATAATATGCTCCGCATGCTCTTCAATCGTCTCCTCTAGGAGTGTCTGAAATACGAAGTCCGCTTGATTTTTTCCATCCCCGAAATCATCGAAATGCAATAGGGAAGGGACGATATTGCGGATTTTCTCCACTTCCTCGGAAACTGTAGGGCCTGTATCACGGATGAGGAGGTCAGGACGGATGAGTGTCAATGTCTGTATGAGATTGGCCTTTTTACCGATCGTAATCGATTTAAAGCCATCGGGAGGTGAAGGGGAGTTTTCACCGACGATGAATAGGACGTTCACTTCTTTCGCGATGTCCTTAGCGAGCACGGATGCCCTTTTTGCCGGGTACGAACCTTTGCCGTCCGACCTTGCAATGTAAAATGCAACAGTTTTCTTTTTTGAGTTTTCTATTGGAATCACCCTTTCTATTCCTGTGTACAAACTACTCTCCTTTTCACCCTATGTTTTGAAAAAACGAGTTATGTACAAATACGTTGAATGAAAAAGGAATTGTGATAAACTATCACTTATTCTTACTGAAACGAGGTGTTTCCGTTGTTCGATTCTTTATTGTTCGACTTGATGCTCGTCATCTTGATCGGAATGCTTTCCCAATGGATCGCATGGAAATACCGCATGCCCGCAATCGTCGTCATGGCACTTGCGGGATTGCTCGTCGGTCCGGTATTCGGATTGATCAATCCGCAAGAAAGCATGGGGGATTTATTTGGCCCGATCATCACGTTTGCAGTCGCTATCATTCTTTTTGAAGGAAGCTTAAATCTGGATGTTAGGGAAATTAAAGGATTCAGCAAACCTGTCGGAAGGATTGTTACAATCGGGGCATTCATCGCTTGGATTGCCGGCTCGTTGGCGGCGCATTATTTGGCGGGTCTTTCATGGGAGGTCTCTTTCATTATCGGAGGTTTGTTCATCGTGACCGGCCCGACAGTGATTCTGCCTTTATTGCGGCAGGCGAAGTTGAAACCGCGGCCAGCGGCAATCTTGAAATGGGAAGGGATTGTCGTCGATCCGTTCGGTGCATTGCTCGCCGTGTTTGCATTTGAATTTATTAAATTCATTAACGCCGAAGTGACGTTGAAGGCGTTGTTGCTCTTCTTCGCAGCTTCCGCGTTTGCAGTCCTTCTCGGATGGTTCGCGGCATTGTTCATCGGGAACGCTTTCGAGCGGGGAAGTATCCCAGAGTTTCTAAAGGCGCCGATCCTTTTCGTCATCGTGCTGTTCACCTTTGTCTTTGCGGATGAAATCATGCATGAAACGGGTTTGCTTGCCGTTACGGCGATGGGGATGAAGATGGCGAATATGCGCCTGACGACATTGAATGATGTGCGTCACTTCAAAGAGAACATTTCTGTACTGCTTATCTCAGGAATATTCGTCATGCTGACCGCGTCTCTAGATCCGAAAATCTTGATTGAAATTTTCAACCCGGCCATCATGTTGTATGTTGCGGCGATGCTGTTTGTCGTCCGGCCATTATCGATCTGGATTTCCACGATCGGGACGGATTTGAATGTCCGTGAAAAACTGCTGATCGGCTGGATTGCGCCAAGGGGAATTGTCGCGCTGACTGTGTCGGGGTATTTTGCCTCCATCTTGTTGGAAAATGGCTATGAAGATGCGGAGCTGCTCACCGCCCTGACGTTTGCGCTCGTCCTATCAACAGTCGTGCTGCACGGATTCTCAATTGGGTTCATTGCCAGGAAGCTGAATCTGACAACGACCGAAGAATCTGGGGTCGCCATCATAGGCGGAACGCGATTTGCGGCTGAGATGGCGCAATCGATTAAAGATACAGGGAATGAAGTTCTACTCATCGATCAATCGTGGGCGGCGCTTGCAGATGCAAGAAAGCGCGGACTTGATAGTTATATAGGGGATATCCTGTCTGAGCAGGTTGAATATCATATCGATTTGACACCCTACCGGTATATGCTGGCGATGACGAAGGTGGATCTGTACAACGCGCATGTTTGTGCAGACTTTGAGCCGGATCTGGGACGGGATCAATTATTCCAAACGGCCTTCCATGTCGGAAAAGACGTCGAAGCATTCACGGTTATTGGCGGACAGACGTTGTTTTCCCCGTCCATCTCGATCTACAGTCTGGAGGAGCGGATGCATGCAGGGCACGTCATCCGGAAGACGCTCATCACAAAGCAATATAGCTACACGCAATATTTGCGTGAACGGGATGATAAATCGATTCTGCTTTATATTTTGCGGGCTGATGGCTCCATTGAATTCTTCACGCCGAACGTTGAATTGCAGGCGAACGCGGGAGACGCGGTGATCTCCTTGTCTTCTCCGGCGAAAACGATCGAGCGGGTGAAGGAGCGGTTGGAAGAGGAGAATGGCGACACGGAAATACCGTACGAAAAATTGGAAGAGATGTTCGCCGAAGATCCCTCTACAGGCAAGCGGGACATCCCGGGAGAGGCCCCGAAGTCGAATGGGAACTCCAAGTAAGCTTATTTTCAGGCAATAGTGTCAAATGTTATGGTACGATTGTCATTGTGAACACAGCTTTAAGGAGGATGGACCAGTGAAAGTTTTGTTTGTGGACGGGACCATTATCGGTAGTAAAACGGGCGCGGTGCTTGACGCGGTCGAGGAATATGTGAGGGTAGCAAGTGGTGATTTCCAAATTGAACGGATGAAAATGGCGGATTATGATCATCAATTCGTCGATGGACGTCCGTCGGAACAATATAACGAAGACATGCAGGAAATGGTTCGGAAGTTTGAAGAGGCGGATGCATATATCATTGCAACGCCGATCTTCCAAGGTTCCATTCCGGGCGTGTTGAAAAATGCATTCGACATGCTGCATCCGCATGCAATGCGCTACAAGCCGGTTTCAATCGTCGCGAATGGCGGCACGTACCAGCATCATCTCGTTCCTGAAAATCAGCTGAAGCCGATTTTAGATTACTTCCGCTGTCTCGTAACACCGAATTTCGTCTACACCCATTCAGGCCATTTCGATCAGGATAACCGCATCATTGATGAAGATGTGCATAACCGCCTGCGCGAGTTGGCAAGGGTGTTTGCGAAGTATACAGAGATGAGCCAAGATCTATCGAAAGATGTATTGGATGCGAATTGAATCTTATTAGTGGCTGTCACAGTAAGTCGGAAATCGACTTTCTGTGGCAGCTTTTTTTAGTGGGAGTGGACCCGCGGCCAAAGCACGCCAGTTCCGCCAAGCATGCAACGAAACGCGTTCTCCCTTATAATAAAAGTATGTAGAAAGGGGATTTATTCATGTCCAAATCAGTAGTGTTGGCCGAAAAGCCATCCGTAGCGAGGGATATCGCGCGGGTGCTCGGCTGTAATAAAAAAGGAAATGGCTTTTTAGAAGGCACAAAATATATCGTCACATGGGCGCTAGGGCATCTTGTGACGCATGCCGATCCGGAAGGGTATGGCAATGAATATAAGGAATGGAAGCTTGAGTACTTACCGATTATTCCAGAGCCCTTCAAGCTAACGCCGATCCGCCAGACGACGAAACAGTTCAATGCAGTCAAGGCGCAGCTTCGGCGCAGTGATGTGAATGAAGTCATCATCGCGACGGACGCGGGACGTGAAGGAGAACTTGTCGCTCGCTGGATTTTGGAGATGGCGAAGAACCGCAAGCCCGTGAAACGGCTTTGGATATCGTCTGTCACTGACAAAGCGATTAAGGACGGCTTCAATAATTTGAAGGACGGCCGCCAATACGAGAACTTGTTTGAGGCGGCGGTTGCGCGTGCAGAGGCGGACTGGGTTGTCGGAATCAATGCGACGCGCGCCTTGACGGTGAAATACAATGCGCAATTGTCCACGGGGCGTGTCCAGACGCCGACACTCGCTATGATTGCGGAGCGGGAAAAGCAAATCCGCGAATTCAGACCGAAGTCATATTACGGTTTGCAGGCGTTGACCGAAACGGCGAGGTTCACATGGTCAGATAAAGCGGGACAAACGCAATCGTTTAATAAAGAAGCGATTGAAAAACTATTGACGAAGCTTGACGGGGCTCATTCCGGAAAGGTGGTCGACGTGAAGACGACACCGAAGCAGCAGCCGGCACCTCCTTTATTCGATTTGACAGAATTGCAGAAGGAAGCGCATAAACGCTGGTCATGGTCTGCGAAAGAGACGTTATCGACACTCCAAAACCTATACGAGCGGCATAAAGCGGTGACGTATCCGCGGACCGACTCGAAGCATTTAACGTCAGACATGGAAGGGACGCTGAAGGAACGTATTAAAGCTGTCGACATCGGGCCATACCGGAAATCGGTCAATGTATTATTGCGATCGAATGCAGTGAAGCCGCAGAAAGGCGTCATTGACGACAAGCGCGTATCCGATCACCATGCGATCATCCCGACGGAAGAGACGCCGATCTATCAAAACCTGTCCGATAAGGAACAGCGTTTATATGATCTTATTGTCAAACGGTTCCTAGCCGTCTTCTTCGGTCCGTTCCGCTTTGAGCAAGTTACTGCCGAGATGGACGTGAGCGGGGAGATGTTCAAAGCAAAAGGAAGGACAGTCACGGACGAAGGGTGGAAGGCGGTTTATTCCACGGACGAAGAAGAGGAAGATACAGACCGGTTGCCGTCATTCACGAAAGGCGCTGAAGTGAAAATCCGAGCAATCGTCATGACGGATGGACAGACAAAACCGCCGGCACGTTTCAATGAAGGGACATTGCTCGCGGCAATGGAAAACCCTGCGCAGTTCATGGCGGGGGAATCAAAGGATCTCATCAAGACGCTTGGCGAGACAGGCGGCCTCGGAACAGTTGCGACTCGCGCTGACATTATCGAGAAGCTGTTCAGCTCCTTCGTCATCGAGAAAAAAGGGAATGATATCTTCACGACGTCAAAAGGCAGGCAGCTGCTTGAACTCGTTCCGGAAGATTTGAAATCCCCGGCTTTGACGGCTGAATGGGAGCAAAGCTTGACGAAAATCGCCAACGGTAAATTGAGAAAAGAAGCATTCATGAAAGAGATGGTGGACTTCTCGAAGAAGACCGTCAGCGAAATCAAAACGGACGATAAAAAGTTTAAACACGATAATGTGACGGGGAAAATGTGCCCGGATTGCGGGAAGCCGTTGCTTGAAGTGAATGGCAAACGCGGCAAAATGCTCGTCTGCCAGGACAGGGAATGCGGTCATCGCCGCAATGTCTCCCAATTGACGAATGCGCGATGCCCGAACTGTAAGAAGAAGCTTGAATTACGGGGCGAAGGGGACGGAAGGATTTTCGTCTGCAAATGCGGACATAGAGAAAAACTTTCAGCCTTTGAAAAACGCCGCGCGCAGTCCGGAGGCAAAAAGGCAGACAAGCGCGACGTGCAGAAGTTCATGAAAAAGCAGGAGGAAGAGCCTGTGAATACGGCATTGGCGGATGCTTTGAAAAAAATGTTCGATAAGTGATGCGAAACTGGAACTCCAAATCTGCTCACTTAGTAATGGTCGAAAAAATAGAAAACCTGTCGAAAAAGTAGGTACAAACAATCAGTCAGAAGTACCTTTCGAATAATCAGACTTTGGCTCTTTCGCAGGATGTTTCCATATGTGGAAAATGGATATAATACACATAACTGAAAGTGGATACGTATCGGGAGGTGAGTAACATGAATGCCATCATGACGTTTGCGTCCGCTGCAGACCAAATGCAGCGATATGACGCAGTGAAACGCAGAAATGCCGAACAAGCCTATCATCGCCAGGCGGACTACAACGGCCGAAACCAGAAGACGCTCGATGACTTGGAAGCATTGCTGTTAGGGAAGAAGGAACCGGAAGCGGTTTCCGAAATTCGAGAGTTCAAGAAACTGGATGCCGGGCAAGTGAAGCAGATCGCCCTTCCTCTCGGGAAAACGCTGGAAGAGACGATTGATGCATGGCGGGACGTCCGCAGGGAAGCGATTTCTGTCCAGGAACCGACGATCGCGGATCAACAGCTGGCAGCAACCGCTTCTGCCAAGATCATGGAAACGGAAGCGAGACTCGCCCTCCAGAAGCGCGAGCAATCGCAAATAGAGGCAGAAGCGCACCAGGCAAAGGCGGACGCGTTCAAGGTGGCATCCATGGATCTCCCGACTGATCTTGAACGGGAAGTGCTATTGGAACAAAAACGCTTTGCAAAGGCGATTTCTGCCTACTCAATCCAAGTGGAAGCGAAGAGCCAAGGGTTTATTGCCGAATGGCCGAGTATTAATAAAATAGCCTGATAAGGAAGGGTCGCCAGTTAATGGCGGCCCTTTTGATCATCAGAAAGGGATATTCTATTATGAAAATAAGAGAAGCATGCTCGTGTGATATTCCTCAAATGGCCTTCTTGATGGGACAGTTAGGATATTCAACTACGGTTGAACAGATGAGGACACGTTTTGAAAAGATTAGTGCAGAACCTTCCTATCATACTCTCGTAATTGAAGTTGAAGGAAAAGTGGTTGGCATGTCTGGTTTGTGCACGGGGATCTTTTATGAGTCGGATGGTATATATGTCCGCATTGTTGCCTTTGTGGTCGATGATAACTATCGCAAAAAAGGTCTAGGCAAACTTTTATTGGCGGAGTCTGAAGAGTGGGCAATGAGCAAAGGGGCAGCTGGTATTGTGTTAAACAGTGGGAATCGAACCGAACGTATAGCAGCGCACGCTTTCTATAAGGCGATGGGATATCGGGAGAAGAGTACTGGTTTTACAAAGCAACTTTAATTTAAATTAGGAGAGTTCTTCAGGAGGTGGATGTGAACTTATGGCGAAGCAGAAGAAACAAGTGAAGACGAATGCGGTGCGGCTATTGGACACTGAACAAGTGCCCTATGAGCTGATGGAATACGATACAGACGATGGCCAATTGGATGGCGTGTCGGTCGCTGCGAAGACGGGGCAAGCGGCGGAATCGGTCTACAAAACACTCGTGACGATTGCCGGTCCGCGGGAGCTGTTCGTCTTCATCGTCCCGGTTGTGGAAGAGCTCGATTTGAAGAAAGCCGCGAAGGCGGCGGGCGTGAAGAAGCTCGATATGCTTCCGTTGAAAGATCTGACGAAAGAGACAGGATATGTCCGTGGCGGCTGTTCGGCGATTGGCATGAAGAAAAAATACCCGACCGTTATCGACGCTTCTGCTGAAAATTCGGACCAATTCGTCGTCAGTGCAGGGAAGCCTGGATTGCAGATGAAATTGTCTCCAAGGGACCTAGCGCTTATTGCCGATGCGTCTTTCAGCGCCGTCATTAAAGACTAATCGCATGTATCTTGCCTTCTTGGCACGTGCTACAATATAGAAACAGAGAATTAGCTATCCTAGATGGAGTAGCATGGAAAGAAGAATGCAGATGAGAAAGATTTTTGTATGGAGATGGACATTTTTTATTGTCGGCGTCATCGTGTTGTCGCTCGGCATTACGATGACGATTAAAGGGCAGCGCCTAGGCGTTGGCCCGTGGGACGTCCTGCACATCGGCCTATCCCGACACTTCGGGCTGACAATCGGGACATGGAGCATCATCAGTGGCTTGACCCTCATCACTTTGACCTCCGTTATGATGAAACAATGGCCGAAGCTTGGGACTTGGTTGAACATGCTCCTGCTAGGCCTATTCATTGACTTTTTCAACTGGATATTGCCAGAATTCGAAACGATGACAGGGCAAGTGATCATCTTCACGCTCGGTGTCATTGTCATGTCTTACGGCGTCGGTATCTATGTCGCGCCCAATGTCGGTGCAGGGCCACGAGACAGCCTTATGCTCATCCTCGTCGACAAGCTTGGGATTAGCATGAAAAAGGTGCGGACGATGAATGAAGTGATTGTCGGCTTTGCGGGCTGGCTATTGGGCGGCCCGGTCGGCATCGGCACAGTCATCATCGCCTTCCTCCTCGGCCAAATCGTCCACTACGCCTTGCCTCAATGCCGCAAGCTGCTACTGAAACTTGCCGGTGAGGAAGATGGACAGGTATTGTTTACTAAATAAATTTAATAAACAATACGTTAGAATCTCAGGTAGCTCCGTTGATAGCAAACAGGGACACAATTCGCATATGAATTGGTGTCCCTGTTTTTGTTGTTGAGTCACCACTAAGATGCTTTATATTGATGGATTGGAAAAAATGTCCCCTAGAATGGACGGAGTCGCTTAGGCGGCTCTTTTGTTTTTTAACTTATAGAAGAGGTATTTCTGGAAGAGTGCTGGAATAGTTAATGTAAGGAGACAGTTCAATTCAATATTTTTGGGGGAGAGATGATTTGAAGAAAATAATATCTGTCATATTTACAATAATGGTTTTAACAGCTTGTTCTGAAACTACGAACCATGATTATAAGTTTAGTGGAGAAAGTGAGCATTGGAAAGCTGAATACTCGTATAAAGGGACAGAAAAATGGGGAGAAAAAAACGGACAAAGAACGTATTCAATCGAAGATAGTTATCAGCTTGTTTTACAATATAAAGGTTCTATAGAAGAGTTGTCTTCATTACAAACACTTGAATACTCTTTTGAATCGAATAGAAATCACTGGAAGCTAACTGAGGAGTACACGGAACCCCCATTAACAGGTACGTTTTTGTCTTCAGGTGAATCAAAAGGCGGGGCAAAAGTAGGCAAAGATGAAGTGATAAAAGTAACTGTAAAATGGGATGACTTTGAAGAGTCATTTGAACTGCATAATTATAGTGAGTGACTTTGTAGAACGGGCCATAAAAGGAGACAAGGGAATTGAAAAAAATAAGTATAATGGTGATTATTCTTTTGTTGTCGGCTTGTTCAGCGGAAACAATAACGGATGAAAGAACAAAACCAGAAATCAACTCCGGGAAAGTTTCCGATGAAGCTGTTCATCAGAAACTTGATGGGACAGAAGAACAGGACTACATCAAAATTTCTAAAGATGATGCCCCAAGACTTTGGAGTGATGCTGATGTTCAACTATGGAAGTATGTAACAGACTATTCCCTTTCTGAAGAAATGGGTTATAAGCAAGAAATTACAAGTTGGAGAAAATTAGAAGGTGAATTTGATAAATCGCTTTCAACGCCAAATCAAACTTGGGAAAATCCAGGAAAGCTCCTTTTAGCTTTCATGACTGATGTAGAAGTTAGTAATTATTTAGGGCAAGAAATTTGGGAAATCAATTCACGAATCAAATTTTTGGATGAGAATAATGCATTAGGTTATATCATGAGTTATGGCCTTCATGATGATTCTGCTGCTGGAAGCGATATCAAATTAACGATGAAAAAAGAGAATGGATTTTGGTATATAGAATCTGCTGAAGAACGAGAGCATTGTTCAAGGGGTATCGGTGAAAGTTTCTGTATATAAGTTAATGTAACAAAGATGTAGGAAACTTGTTCCTGAAGTTAACTTGTAACGTCTTTTGACTGTTGAAATATATGCTGATTAACCTGGTTATTTACGTTGTCATTTGCACTTTTCTCCCCTCAACCGAACCCTTTCGAAGACAAGCCGTGCTTTTTTTTATTGACTGGGCATATGGTAGAAATGCAAGTAGTCAATTGGGAAAGGATGGTCATCATATACGGGACAATAACGGAATACATGGGGACAGCCTATACAGGGCGAGGGGTCGCGCACAAATACGATACATTGATTGCCACCGCTGACAAAACGATCTTTTTGAAAGCGCCGCCGTCGAACGCGATATCCAAAGTTTTGAACGACGCGGCAGCTCATTTCATCAAAAGGGGCTATGACGTGGACCGCTTTAACAATCCCGTCCTACCTGACAATACGGATGCCATATTTGTAAAAGACATTAATTTATTCATTCTCCAAGCATCCCACCCCGTTTCGCTTGAGCCGACCGAAATCGGCGGCCGCCACCACGTCATCAGCTTTTATGATGCGTATGACGAGGACAAACTGCAAAACCGATCGACAGAAATGGCCGATGTTGTGGAAGAATCAAACCTCGTATTTACCAAAATGATGCAATCCATGTCCGAAGCATTGCGGATCCATGACGAGTGGGAGCAAGTGAATATCGTCAGGATGATGTGGAGTGAACATGAGCAAATGACCGTCTCTTTGAGGGAAGAGCTATTCGGCACAATGAAGCTGCGTAAGAAATCGACAGTATCACATCGGATTGCCGGCTCGTTATCACCGGGCGGGTCCCGCGATTTCATTCCCTCCATCACGAGCTGGACGAAGAGGAGAATCCTCATGAAAGGATTGTCCGGAACGGGAAAATCGACCATGTTGAAGGCGCTCGGAAAGGAGGCAGAAAGCCGGGGGATAGATGTCCTCTACGGCTGGTGCGGACTTGATCCGAAAAGCGTCGACATCCTTTTGTTCCCGGAGTTGTCGGTTTGCCTTTTCGACGCGACACAGCCACATGAATATGATCCGGAGAGTCCATTGGATGAGATTCTTGATCTCGTTTCGATGTGCACGGAAGATGCGGAAGCAGAAGAGAAGATACGCGAAATCAGCGGCCGGTATAAAGAGAAAATCATGGACGCGACAGGCTATATGCATGCGTATGCGCATAGCGAAAACAGGCTGCGCGAAATCGTCGATCAGACAATCATCCGGAAATCCTTTGAGGAGAAAACACGTCAACTTTCAAGATGGATTGACGTCTAAGACAGTTCCTTCTGCGAGTTTTGCCCGCATATGCTAAAATGGGGGCATCAACCGTTTGAAAGGAAGATCATTTTGTCAAAAGTTCTCGATGCGTTTTTACAGGAAAATTTACAGGAACTGCGCGACCAAGGCCTCTACAATGTAATCGACCCGGTGGAAGGTCCGAATGGTCCAGTTATTAAAATCAACGGAAAAGATTTAATCAATCTTTCCTCAAACAACTATTTAGGGCTGGCGACAGACGAAGGTTTGAAAAAGCTTGCAATCGCGGCGACGGAAAAGTACGGCGTCGGTGCAGGTGCT
The sequence above is drawn from the Sporosarcina luteola genome and encodes:
- a CDS encoding cation:proton antiporter; amino-acid sequence: MFDSLLFDLMLVILIGMLSQWIAWKYRMPAIVVMALAGLLVGPVFGLINPQESMGDLFGPIITFAVAIILFEGSLNLDVREIKGFSKPVGRIVTIGAFIAWIAGSLAAHYLAGLSWEVSFIIGGLFIVTGPTVILPLLRQAKLKPRPAAILKWEGIVVDPFGALLAVFAFEFIKFINAEVTLKALLLFFAASAFAVLLGWFAALFIGNAFERGSIPEFLKAPILFVIVLFTFVFADEIMHETGLLAVTAMGMKMANMRLTTLNDVRHFKENISVLLISGIFVMLTASLDPKILIEIFNPAIMLYVAAMLFVVRPLSIWISTIGTDLNVREKLLIGWIAPRGIVALTVSGYFASILLENGYEDAELLTALTFALVLSTVVLHGFSIGFIARKLNLTTTEESGVAIIGGTRFAAEMAQSIKDTGNEVLLIDQSWAALADARKRGLDSYIGDILSEQVEYHIDLTPYRYMLAMTKVDLYNAHVCADFEPDLGRDQLFQTAFHVGKDVEAFTVIGGQTLFSPSISIYSLEERMHAGHVIRKTLITKQYSYTQYLRERDDKSILLYILRADGSIEFFTPNVELQANAGDAVISLSSPAKTIERVKERLEEENGDTEIPYEKLEEMFAEDPSTGKRDIPGEAPKSNGNSK
- a CDS encoding YczE/YyaS/YitT family protein; the encoded protein is MRKIFVWRWTFFIVGVIVLSLGITMTIKGQRLGVGPWDVLHIGLSRHFGLTIGTWSIISGLTLITLTSVMMKQWPKLGTWLNMLLLGLFIDFFNWILPEFETMTGQVIIFTLGVIVMSYGVGIYVAPNVGAGPRDSLMLILVDKLGISMKKVRTMNEVIVGFAGWLLGGPVGIGTVIIAFLLGQIVHYALPQCRKLLLKLAGEEDGQVLFTK
- a CDS encoding GNAT family N-acetyltransferase, which encodes MKIREACSCDIPQMAFLMGQLGYSTTVEQMRTRFEKISAEPSYHTLVIEVEGKVVGMSGLCTGIFYESDGIYVRIVAFVVDDNYRKKGLGKLLLAESEEWAMSKGAAGIVLNSGNRTERIAAHAFYKAMGYREKSTGFTKQL
- a CDS encoding nucleotide kinase, which produces MQVVNWERMVIIYGTITEYMGTAYTGRGVAHKYDTLIATADKTIFLKAPPSNAISKVLNDAAAHFIKRGYDVDRFNNPVLPDNTDAIFVKDINLFILQASHPVSLEPTEIGGRHHVISFYDAYDEDKLQNRSTEMADVVEESNLVFTKMMQSMSEALRIHDEWEQVNIVRMMWSEHEQMTVSLREELFGTMKLRKKSTVSHRIAGSLSPGGSRDFIPSITSWTKRRILMKGLSGTGKSTMLKALGKEAESRGIDVLYGWCGLDPKSVDILLFPELSVCLFDATQPHEYDPESPLDEILDLVSMCTEDAEAEEKIREISGRYKEKIMDATGYMHAYAHSENRLREIVDQTIIRKSFEEKTRQLSRWIDV
- a CDS encoding PseG/SpsG family protein, giving the protein MYTGIERVIPIENSKKKTVAFYIARSDGKGSYPAKRASVLAKDIAKEVNVLFIVGENSPSPPDGFKSITIGKKANLIQTLTLIRPDLLIRDTGPTVSEEVEKIRNIVPSLLHFDDFGDGKNQADFVFQTLLEETIEEHAEHIIIDRQLFIADPTLTSVEKSGLRKSAPGPLPHLVISFGEEDEGNLTYRALRHVSQLQIPLKVTILVGECYSHDVSTLRMMALGRRNTVVQQPPYNMAEVYATADVVLCASGYMPYEVAVMGIPCVVLSQNDFELGLAFPKEQHGFVHLGLGRKVKQSNLLNAIMEPLLHEPLRKRSIERQLSLGLGNGKDKIVETIHYLLEHPKRGAGGKALSDMLH
- a CDS encoding DNA topoisomerase III, encoding MSKSVVLAEKPSVARDIARVLGCNKKGNGFLEGTKYIVTWALGHLVTHADPEGYGNEYKEWKLEYLPIIPEPFKLTPIRQTTKQFNAVKAQLRRSDVNEVIIATDAGREGELVARWILEMAKNRKPVKRLWISSVTDKAIKDGFNNLKDGRQYENLFEAAVARAEADWVVGINATRALTVKYNAQLSTGRVQTPTLAMIAEREKQIREFRPKSYYGLQALTETARFTWSDKAGQTQSFNKEAIEKLLTKLDGAHSGKVVDVKTTPKQQPAPPLFDLTELQKEAHKRWSWSAKETLSTLQNLYERHKAVTYPRTDSKHLTSDMEGTLKERIKAVDIGPYRKSVNVLLRSNAVKPQKGVIDDKRVSDHHAIIPTEETPIYQNLSDKEQRLYDLIVKRFLAVFFGPFRFEQVTAEMDVSGEMFKAKGRTVTDEGWKAVYSTDEEEEDTDRLPSFTKGAEVKIRAIVMTDGQTKPPARFNEGTLLAAMENPAQFMAGESKDLIKTLGETGGLGTVATRADIIEKLFSSFVIEKKGNDIFTTSKGRQLLELVPEDLKSPALTAEWEQSLTKIANGKLRKEAFMKEMVDFSKKTVSEIKTDDKKFKHDNVTGKMCPDCGKPLLEVNGKRGKMLVCQDRECGHRRNVSQLTNARCPNCKKKLELRGEGDGRIFVCKCGHREKLSAFEKRRAQSGGKKADKRDVQKFMKKQEEEPVNTALADALKKMFDK
- the ybaK gene encoding Cys-tRNA(Pro) deacylase produces the protein MAKQKKQVKTNAVRLLDTEQVPYELMEYDTDDGQLDGVSVAAKTGQAAESVYKTLVTIAGPRELFVFIVPVVEELDLKKAAKAAGVKKLDMLPLKDLTKETGYVRGGCSAIGMKKKYPTVIDASAENSDQFVVSAGKPGLQMKLSPRDLALIADASFSAVIKD
- a CDS encoding NADPH-dependent FMN reductase, with protein sequence MKVLFVDGTIIGSKTGAVLDAVEEYVRVASGDFQIERMKMADYDHQFVDGRPSEQYNEDMQEMVRKFEEADAYIIATPIFQGSIPGVLKNAFDMLHPHAMRYKPVSIVANGGTYQHHLVPENQLKPILDYFRCLVTPNFVYTHSGHFDQDNRIIDEDVHNRLRELARVFAKYTEMSQDLSKDVLDAN